The Ornithinimicrobium faecis genome includes a window with the following:
- a CDS encoding ATP-dependent helicase: MNITEGNTTEENTTARNTTARNTTGDLLDAKTVNGAADALDDTQQAAVRERVPVLQVIGAPGTGKTRVAVATVVDRVRRDGLAPDTALVLAPTRLAAGRLRDQITAAVGGTTTQPLARTPSAFAFSLLGDAAAADDEPAPRLLSGAEQDVVLADLLAGHRESGGGPVWPAGLREALTTRGFRDQLRDLLMRTVENGLGPQELQDLAAQHERPEWAAAAAVLEEYDEVTALQRPATFDPAWISTAAADRLAADPGLLDQVRRRVRLIVVDDAQELTASAARLIEQVHHAGLSVVLIGDGDVTGQGFRGADPARFTRLAGRLAARVGSAPTRAVLGVSHRRGPELLAATVRVVDRVGASTGADHRRPEPLIAQSATSASPVAGPASTEEGAPGPLEVVTVRTAAQEAALVAGRFRAAHLGDERVPWSQMAVLARSRSRLDQVRRALISAGVPVHEPPSTGPLQEHPVVRALLLAYEVCLRPEGAGPTAAEAVELVTSALGGADPVALMRLRRVLAAAEREDGGARPSEEVLASLLDQPAGLRLLGFDAEPAAHLADVLVAGRAAAARQVDGGWSPGVTAESVLWAVWSTAGVADVWRGAALAGGAAGARADRDLDAVMTLFGAAEAYVDRLPGRGPDGFLSHVRALQVSPDSLVARARPTEAVEVLTPQSAAGREWDLVAVIGVQEGVWPDLRLRDSLLGAETLVSVLHGRPVVGTAGLRAAQAQVRVDEVRQFYSALTRARTSLLVTAVASVDEQPSSFLDLVDPIEGERVPVDVDPPLTLRSLVARLRADLVRAQRDGDLVARDRAAGHLITLDEAGVAGADPASWWQGRALSDERALQPEGSVSVSPSRVQTFSECRLRWMLGSRGGDSGDFSAAAVGTLVHDVIAEAPDAGAAELSEGLRARWHELALGDGWVQRREWERAERMLQRYVAYVAEAKGAGRELVGVELELVAEHERAQISGRVDRLERDASGDLLVIDLKTGKSRPTKAEMERHPQLGVYQVGVVAGGSRLLEQAAKRAAGDAPEQEPAPEQEPAPAEPGLAGAALVQIGAPGGNPQQKHGVQRQQPLDQDPDPQWAHDLVAETAEGMGGAAFPASPGPWCRVCSVRFSCPIQPEGRMLA; the protein is encoded by the coding sequence ATGAACATCACGGAGGGGAACACCACGGAGGAGAACACGACGGCGAGGAACACTACGGCGAGGAACACTACGGGGGACCTGCTCGACGCGAAGACCGTCAACGGCGCGGCGGACGCGCTCGATGACACGCAGCAGGCCGCCGTCCGCGAACGGGTTCCTGTGCTGCAGGTGATCGGTGCGCCTGGCACCGGCAAGACCCGGGTGGCGGTGGCCACCGTGGTCGATCGCGTGCGCCGGGACGGGCTGGCTCCCGACACGGCCCTCGTCCTCGCACCCACCCGCCTGGCCGCGGGGCGGCTGCGCGACCAGATCACGGCCGCTGTCGGGGGCACGACCACGCAGCCGCTCGCGCGCACCCCGTCGGCCTTCGCCTTCAGCCTGCTCGGCGATGCCGCGGCCGCCGACGACGAGCCGGCGCCCCGACTGCTCTCGGGCGCCGAGCAGGATGTCGTGCTCGCCGACCTGCTCGCCGGTCACCGGGAGTCGGGAGGGGGGCCCGTCTGGCCGGCCGGGCTGCGTGAGGCACTCACCACCCGCGGCTTTCGCGACCAGCTGCGCGATCTGTTGATGCGCACCGTCGAAAACGGTTTGGGGCCGCAGGAGTTGCAGGACCTGGCGGCCCAGCACGAGCGGCCCGAGTGGGCGGCTGCGGCGGCAGTGCTCGAGGAGTATGACGAGGTGACAGCCCTGCAGCGCCCGGCCACCTTTGACCCGGCGTGGATCAGCACCGCTGCCGCGGACCGGCTCGCCGCCGACCCGGGTCTGCTAGACCAGGTCCGGCGCCGGGTGCGGCTCATCGTGGTGGATGACGCGCAGGAGCTCACCGCGTCGGCGGCGCGGCTGATCGAGCAGGTCCACCACGCGGGTCTGTCGGTGGTCCTGATCGGAGACGGTGATGTGACCGGACAGGGCTTCCGCGGCGCGGACCCGGCCCGCTTCACCCGCCTGGCCGGACGGCTCGCCGCCCGGGTCGGCAGTGCGCCCACGCGTGCCGTGCTCGGCGTGAGTCACCGCCGCGGGCCCGAGCTGCTCGCCGCCACCGTCCGGGTGGTCGATCGTGTCGGCGCCAGCACGGGCGCCGACCACCGACGGCCCGAGCCGCTGATCGCGCAGAGTGCCACGTCCGCTTCGCCGGTGGCGGGTCCGGCCAGCACCGAGGAGGGCGCGCCGGGGCCGCTCGAGGTCGTGACCGTGCGCACCGCCGCGCAGGAGGCCGCGCTGGTGGCGGGCCGGTTCCGTGCGGCCCATCTCGGCGACGAGCGGGTGCCCTGGTCACAGATGGCGGTGCTGGCCCGGAGTCGCTCCCGGCTGGATCAGGTGCGCCGCGCTCTGATCAGCGCCGGGGTGCCCGTGCATGAGCCACCCAGCACCGGCCCGCTCCAGGAGCACCCGGTGGTGCGGGCGCTGCTGCTGGCCTACGAGGTGTGCCTGCGACCCGAGGGCGCCGGCCCCACTGCAGCCGAGGCTGTTGAGCTGGTGACATCCGCGCTCGGGGGCGCGGACCCGGTTGCCCTGATGCGGCTGCGTCGTGTGCTGGCCGCGGCCGAGCGTGAGGACGGTGGTGCCCGGCCGTCGGAGGAGGTGCTGGCCTCCCTGCTCGACCAGCCCGCAGGCCTCCGGCTCCTCGGGTTCGATGCAGAGCCAGCGGCGCACCTTGCCGACGTCCTGGTGGCCGGACGGGCCGCCGCCGCGCGCCAGGTGGACGGCGGTTGGTCGCCGGGCGTCACGGCCGAGTCCGTGCTCTGGGCGGTGTGGTCCACAGCGGGGGTTGCCGACGTCTGGAGGGGGGCGGCCCTGGCCGGAGGCGCCGCGGGCGCCCGGGCCGACCGCGACCTCGACGCGGTGATGACCCTGTTCGGGGCTGCCGAGGCCTATGTCGACCGGTTGCCCGGACGCGGCCCCGACGGGTTCCTCAGCCACGTCAGGGCGCTGCAGGTCAGCCCAGACTCCCTCGTGGCTCGAGCTCGCCCGACCGAGGCTGTCGAGGTGCTCACCCCCCAGTCGGCTGCCGGTCGCGAGTGGGACCTGGTCGCGGTGATCGGTGTGCAGGAGGGAGTCTGGCCCGATCTGCGGTTGCGTGACTCCCTGCTCGGCGCGGAGACCCTGGTGTCTGTGCTGCACGGGCGCCCAGTGGTCGGCACCGCCGGGCTGCGGGCCGCCCAGGCGCAGGTCCGGGTCGACGAGGTCCGCCAGTTCTATTCCGCGCTCACCCGCGCCCGCACGTCCCTGCTGGTGACCGCCGTGGCCAGCGTTGATGAGCAACCCTCCAGCTTCCTGGACCTGGTGGACCCGATCGAGGGTGAGCGGGTCCCGGTCGACGTGGACCCGCCCCTGACCCTGCGCAGCCTGGTCGCCAGGCTGCGGGCTGACCTGGTCCGTGCGCAGCGCGACGGAGACCTGGTGGCTCGGGACCGCGCTGCTGGCCACCTGATCACCCTGGACGAGGCCGGGGTCGCCGGTGCCGATCCCGCCAGTTGGTGGCAGGGTCGGGCGCTCTCCGACGAGCGTGCGCTGCAGCCCGAGGGTTCGGTGTCCGTGTCGCCGTCGCGTGTGCAGACCTTCAGCGAGTGTCGACTGCGCTGGATGCTCGGGAGCCGGGGCGGTGACTCCGGCGATTTCTCGGCAGCAGCGGTGGGCACGCTGGTCCATGACGTGATCGCCGAGGCACCGGATGCCGGGGCCGCGGAGCTGTCCGAGGGGCTGCGTGCACGATGGCACGAGCTGGCCCTGGGGGACGGCTGGGTGCAGCGGCGGGAGTGGGAGCGCGCCGAGCGCATGCTCCAGCGCTACGTCGCCTATGTCGCCGAGGCCAAGGGAGCGGGGCGCGAACTCGTCGGGGTCGAGCTGGAGCTCGTCGCTGAGCACGAGCGGGCCCAGATCTCTGGTCGAGTCGACCGGCTGGAGCGGGATGCCTCAGGGGATCTGCTCGTCATCGACCTCAAGACGGGCAAGAGCCGGCCCACCAAGGCCGAGATGGAGCGGCACCCGCAGCTGGGGGTCTATCAGGTCGGGGTCGTCGCTGGTGGCTCCCGACTGCTCGAGCAGGCCGCCAAGCGGGCGGCCGGGGACGCCCCCGAGCAGGAGCCCGCGCCCGAACAGGAGCCGGCGCCAGCAGAGCCCGGGCTGGCCGGTGCGGCCCTGGTCCAGATCGGGGCCCCGGGAGGCAACCCGCAGCAGAAGCACGGTGTGCAGCGGCAGCAACCGTTGGATCAGGACCCAGATCCGCAGTGGGCCCACGACCTGGTCGCAGAGACCGCCGAGGGCATGGGTGGGGCGGCCTTCCCTGCCTCGCCCGGTCCGTGGTGCCGGGTGTGCTCGGTGCGCTTCAGCTGCCCGATCCAGCCGGAGGGGAGGATGCTCGCATGA
- a CDS encoding ATP-dependent DNA helicase produces MIGALEIASALGQLPPTQEQVAVIEAPLEPTLVVAGAGSGKTETMASRVVWLVVNGVARPEEVLGLTFTRKAAIELGERIGRRLRAATEQGLWTAEDDEVPLPEVSTYHAYAGRLVSEHGLRWGIEPDSRLLSEASAWQLAHEVVHTTDADLAGFEKAPATLVDAVLSLSGELAEHLVETRSARELVEHYAARLAAMPGRDHKKPLKLAAETADDLLDQARVYPLVERYRELKRARGTLDFADQMAIAARLAATLPAVGAQERQLRKAVLLDEFQDTSEAQMVLLSSLFAGEQMPLTAVGDPSQSIYGWRGASATTLSSFPEIFPAGDRPAAVLPLSTSWRNAQRILTVANDASSSLRRRSRVPVTQLQPRPGADTGTVRAARLLTHRDEAGYVAEWVRGHWIGADGEPTGRTAAVLCRNRAQFDEVVQALRGQGLPVEIVGLGGLLSAPEVADLVALLTVAQDPTRGDALMRLLTGPVCRLGAADLDGLWAWVGALAHSDGLPRSEAVLSDALDRLPPVTWAGSRGRRVSETARARVRALGQAVDRVRSLAGLPLPELLVEAERAIGLDLEVTSNPDLPPAWGRAQLDALAEVAAGFSVSAERPTLGGFVDWLEAARERERGLEMAEVSVSDSAVQVLTVHAAKGLEWDVVAVPGLAEGIFPSYTTRTRPNGSEWSASTPKDRGWLTGLGKLPYPLRGDVAGLPALPLDSVVDTHELKEAVEDFGLAGGRHQVDEERRLAYVAFTRARHDLMVTAPVWSTGQTPRQTSRFLEEVIASPDGGVEVAHWAPMPDPDDPTQVVNPLLAEEQLAPWPTVPDARRRLVTDVVQAVLDARRAGAVPAADPDDPVGLEVTRLLRERAELRAAREVAGHAQLPEHLSTSGLVELTADKEAYLRALRRPVPGPPAHAARAGTSFHAWVERHFGMPSLVEVEGLQADSDHELVDLSTMRANFLASEWAGQSPVEIEVPVETVLGGRAVRGRIDAVFGHGDGFVVVDWKTGARGGGERERTRVLQLAVYRVAYARLRGIDPERVSAAFFYAATGETVRPDLHSEQELEDLLAGLADAAPVLRP; encoded by the coding sequence ATGATCGGGGCACTGGAGATCGCTTCGGCGCTGGGTCAGTTGCCGCCGACGCAGGAGCAGGTTGCGGTCATCGAGGCACCGCTGGAGCCGACCCTGGTCGTCGCGGGTGCCGGATCGGGCAAGACCGAGACGATGGCCTCCCGCGTGGTCTGGCTCGTGGTCAACGGTGTCGCTCGGCCCGAGGAGGTGCTCGGGCTCACCTTCACCCGCAAGGCAGCCATCGAGCTCGGCGAGCGGATCGGGCGTCGACTGCGAGCCGCGACCGAGCAGGGTCTGTGGACGGCCGAAGACGACGAGGTGCCCCTGCCGGAGGTCTCGACCTACCACGCGTATGCCGGACGGCTGGTTTCCGAGCACGGGCTGCGGTGGGGGATCGAGCCAGACTCGCGCCTGCTGTCCGAGGCGTCCGCCTGGCAGCTGGCCCACGAGGTGGTGCACACCACCGATGCAGACCTGGCCGGCTTCGAGAAGGCGCCCGCCACCCTGGTGGACGCCGTCCTGTCGCTGTCGGGGGAACTGGCCGAGCATCTGGTCGAGACCCGGTCGGCGCGCGAGCTCGTCGAGCACTATGCCGCCCGCCTCGCAGCGATGCCCGGCAGGGACCACAAGAAGCCACTGAAGCTGGCGGCGGAGACGGCCGACGACCTGCTCGATCAGGCGAGGGTCTATCCACTGGTCGAGCGCTACCGTGAGCTCAAGAGAGCCCGGGGGACGCTGGACTTCGCCGACCAGATGGCGATCGCCGCACGCCTGGCAGCAACGCTCCCGGCTGTCGGCGCACAGGAGCGCCAGCTGCGCAAGGCCGTGCTGCTGGATGAGTTTCAGGACACCAGCGAGGCCCAGATGGTGCTGCTGTCCAGCCTGTTCGCTGGGGAGCAGATGCCGCTGACGGCGGTGGGCGACCCGAGCCAGTCGATCTATGGCTGGAGAGGCGCCAGCGCGACGACGTTGAGCAGTTTTCCGGAGATCTTCCCTGCCGGGGATCGCCCTGCCGCAGTCCTGCCGCTGTCGACCTCCTGGCGCAACGCGCAGCGGATCCTCACCGTGGCCAACGACGCCTCCAGCTCGCTCCGCCGGCGCAGCAGGGTGCCCGTGACCCAGTTGCAGCCTCGACCCGGTGCCGACACCGGCACGGTGCGTGCCGCCCGACTCCTCACGCACCGCGACGAGGCCGGCTATGTCGCCGAGTGGGTGCGAGGCCACTGGATCGGTGCCGACGGAGAGCCCACGGGGCGCACCGCCGCCGTCCTGTGCCGCAACCGTGCCCAGTTCGATGAGGTCGTGCAGGCGCTGCGAGGTCAGGGGCTCCCCGTCGAGATCGTCGGCCTCGGCGGGCTGCTCAGCGCCCCCGAGGTGGCTGACCTGGTGGCTCTGCTCACCGTGGCACAGGACCCGACCAGGGGCGATGCCCTGATGCGCCTGCTCACCGGGCCCGTGTGCCGACTCGGGGCCGCCGACCTCGATGGATTGTGGGCCTGGGTTGGTGCCCTGGCCCACAGTGATGGGCTCCCACGCAGCGAGGCCGTCCTCAGCGATGCTCTGGATCGCCTGCCACCGGTCACCTGGGCCGGGTCGCGGGGGCGCCGGGTGAGTGAGACTGCACGGGCACGGGTGCGGGCGTTGGGGCAGGCCGTCGACCGCGTCCGCTCCCTCGCTGGCCTGCCGCTGCCTGAGCTGCTGGTGGAGGCGGAGCGGGCGATCGGTCTCGATCTGGAGGTCACCTCCAACCCCGACCTGCCACCGGCCTGGGGCCGGGCACAGCTCGACGCCCTGGCCGAGGTGGCAGCTGGCTTCTCGGTGAGCGCCGAGCGGCCCACGCTCGGCGGCTTCGTGGACTGGCTGGAGGCGGCGCGCGAGCGGGAGCGTGGGCTGGAGATGGCCGAGGTCTCGGTGTCGGACTCGGCGGTCCAGGTCCTCACGGTCCACGCAGCCAAGGGGCTGGAGTGGGACGTCGTCGCTGTTCCTGGGCTGGCCGAGGGGATCTTCCCGTCCTACACAACCAGGACCCGGCCCAACGGCAGCGAGTGGAGCGCCTCGACACCCAAGGACAGGGGCTGGCTCACCGGGCTGGGCAAGCTGCCCTATCCGCTCCGGGGCGACGTGGCAGGATTGCCGGCTCTCCCCCTGGACTCTGTGGTGGACACGCACGAGCTCAAGGAGGCCGTGGAGGACTTTGGCCTGGCCGGTGGCCGCCACCAGGTGGACGAGGAACGTCGCTTGGCGTATGTCGCCTTCACCAGGGCACGGCACGACCTCATGGTGACCGCGCCCGTCTGGTCGACCGGACAGACACCTCGACAGACATCTCGCTTCCTCGAGGAGGTGATTGCCTCACCCGATGGAGGGGTGGAGGTCGCCCACTGGGCGCCCATGCCGGACCCGGACGACCCGACCCAGGTGGTCAACCCACTGCTCGCCGAGGAACAGCTGGCGCCGTGGCCGACAGTGCCTGACGCCCGCCGCCGACTGGTCACCGACGTTGTGCAGGCCGTCCTGGACGCTCGCCGAGCAGGAGCCGTGCCAGCCGCGGATCCGGACGATCCGGTTGGACTCGAGGTCACTCGGCTGCTGCGCGAGCGCGCCGAGTTGCGAGCAGCCCGCGAGGTCGCAGGGCACGCCCAGCTCCCCGAGCACCTGTCCACCTCGGGCCTGGTCGAGCTCACCGCAGACAAGGAGGCCTATCTGCGGGCCCTGCGCAGACCCGTCCCGGGTCCCCCCGCCCACGCGGCCCGGGCGGGCACCAGCTTCCACGCCTGGGTTGAGCGGCACTTCGGCATGCCGTCGCTGGTCGAGGTGGAGGGCCTGCAGGCCGACTCCGATCACGAGCTGGTCGACCTGTCGACCATGCGCGCCAACTTCCTGGCCAGCGAGTGGGCGGGGCAGTCGCCGGTCGAGATCGAGGTCCCGGTCGAGACCGTGCTCGGTGGCCGTGCCGTCCGAGGTCGGATCGACGCGGTTTTCGGCCACGGCGACGGATTCGTCGTCGTCGACTGGAAGACGGGAGCGCGCGGCGGGGGAGAGCGGGAGCGCACCCGCGTGTTGCAGCTCGCCGTCTATCGCGTGGCCTATGCCCGCCTGCGGGGGATCGACCCCGAGCGCGTGAGCGCTGCGTTCTTCTATGCGGCGACCGGCGAGACCGTGCGTCCTGACCTGCACTCGGAGCAGGAGCTTGAGGACCTGCTGGCGGGGCTGGCCGACGCTGCCCCCGTGCTCAGGCCGTAG
- a CDS encoding TetR/AcrR family transcriptional regulator produces the protein MTESRSDQPSRAMEPSQWDALLRTAAREFAEAGYPHASLNRIIKSCGLSKSSFYYFVGSKAHLFDAVLAEFGPALLEQLDVPAVDDLGPDFWSAITGIVDRLLNAAGQDEIYLLLGRMWYLPGAPTSGASTLQRHLSTVDRWLAQALRAGRRAGAVRDDLPLELQARLLTATVRVFDEWSVQHRGAEDIPARELAHAQLGAVRRLLEAP, from the coding sequence GTGACTGAGTCTCGATCCGACCAGCCGTCGCGCGCGATGGAGCCGTCCCAGTGGGACGCGCTGCTGCGCACTGCTGCCCGCGAGTTCGCCGAGGCCGGCTATCCGCACGCCTCGTTGAATCGGATCATCAAGAGCTGCGGGCTGAGCAAGAGCTCGTTCTACTACTTCGTGGGCTCCAAGGCGCACCTCTTCGACGCGGTGCTCGCCGAGTTCGGCCCCGCCCTGCTGGAGCAGCTGGACGTCCCAGCCGTCGATGACCTCGGGCCCGACTTCTGGAGTGCGATCACCGGCATCGTGGACCGACTGCTCAACGCTGCAGGTCAGGACGAGATCTATCTCCTGCTAGGGCGCATGTGGTATCTGCCCGGCGCACCCACGAGCGGTGCCTCGACGCTCCAGCGCCATCTCTCCACCGTGGACCGATGGTTGGCGCAAGCGCTGCGGGCCGGGCGCCGAGCCGGTGCCGTCCGGGACGACCTCCCGCTGGAGCTGCAGGCACGGCTGCTCACCGCCACGGTGCGCGTCTTCGACGAGTGGAGCGTGCAGCACCGCGGGGCCGAGGACATCCCGGCCCGCGAGCTCGCCCACGCCCAACTGGGGGCTGTGCGCCGGCTGCTCGAGGCTCCGTAG
- a CDS encoding VOC family protein — protein MDMKLELVLVPVTDVDRAKEFYVAAGFVADHDHVVSDDVRFVQLTPPGSACSIALGAGLTSMTPGSLDNLQMVIDDADAMRAELMGRGVEVSDVDPQPWGRFIYFADPDGNRWALQEAQS, from the coding sequence ATGGATATGAAATTGGAATTGGTCTTAGTCCCGGTGACTGATGTGGATCGCGCCAAGGAGTTCTATGTCGCTGCGGGGTTTGTTGCCGACCACGATCACGTCGTCAGCGACGACGTCCGGTTCGTGCAGCTGACACCACCGGGCTCAGCCTGCTCGATCGCCCTCGGCGCCGGACTGACCTCGATGACTCCCGGGTCGCTGGACAACCTGCAGATGGTGATCGACGACGCCGACGCGATGCGGGCCGAGCTCATGGGCCGTGGCGTGGAGGTCAGCGACGTCGACCCGCAACCATGGGGCCGGTTCATCTACTTCGCCGACCCGGATGGCAACCGCTGGGCACTGCAGGAGGCCCAGTCCTAG
- a CDS encoding phosphotransferase has product MIRSDLALAALATAAVPGMRPVQVAGIRTSEETPLHQSALVEDVTGRKWLVRAPLGAAAGAELERNDDLIRQLGKHLPFKVPAAAGYADLGQDGRAAVYPYVEGQGLSLRHLPVGPGLTNAVGRALAAIHNMPRELFEEHGVPIFDAAEFRARKLTELDRAAETGHVPNGLLARWEQALDADVMWQFTTVPTHGSLDGASFLVVFSEDDAASGRVVGIDGWERAQVADPAEDFARLVQQSHPHAVDAVFESYSMARGARPDGYLLNRARLASETRLLGGLVAALGADDQAFVRTRADQLRKLDRLTANDNSLVPRTAVAPTGPAVDEDSAPTEPTVDEDSAPTEPTVDEDSAPSEPTVDGESTATEHRADSEAADRPASDATATVPVPVALDDEDEDDEPAFVVEQPAEGVHLEPVRAAGSEADDDTNQFGDDPVADDSPAVLAHELDWPDASPTDVTAPIPMFRPIQSAPPEQSTPDPAAPDPTEAEPDERAADEVEPDEHVDEGDAEPGEDEGTEAAASTDERAAEDQEQERAAEDQEQERLHTLYGMPDEDELESDQR; this is encoded by the coding sequence GTGATTCGTAGCGACCTGGCCCTGGCTGCCCTGGCCACTGCCGCCGTCCCCGGGATGCGGCCGGTGCAGGTTGCCGGCATCCGCACCAGCGAGGAGACCCCCCTCCACCAGTCCGCGCTCGTCGAGGACGTGACCGGGCGCAAGTGGTTGGTGCGTGCCCCGCTGGGCGCCGCGGCCGGCGCTGAGCTCGAGCGCAATGACGACCTGATCCGGCAACTGGGCAAGCACCTGCCATTCAAGGTGCCCGCTGCGGCCGGCTACGCCGACCTGGGACAGGACGGCCGGGCAGCGGTCTATCCGTATGTCGAGGGGCAGGGGCTCAGTCTGCGGCACCTGCCCGTGGGGCCGGGTCTGACCAACGCCGTCGGTCGGGCGCTGGCCGCCATCCACAACATGCCCCGCGAGCTCTTCGAGGAGCACGGGGTCCCGATCTTCGACGCCGCCGAGTTCCGCGCCCGCAAGCTGACCGAGCTGGACCGTGCGGCCGAGACCGGACATGTGCCCAACGGTCTGCTGGCCCGTTGGGAGCAGGCACTGGATGCCGATGTGATGTGGCAGTTCACCACGGTGCCGACGCACGGCTCCCTGGACGGCGCCTCGTTCCTGGTGGTCTTCTCCGAGGATGACGCGGCCAGCGGCCGGGTCGTTGGCATCGACGGCTGGGAGCGTGCGCAGGTCGCCGATCCGGCCGAGGACTTTGCCCGCCTGGTCCAGCAGTCACACCCGCATGCGGTCGATGCCGTCTTTGAGAGCTATTCGATGGCTCGCGGCGCCCGCCCTGACGGTTATCTGCTCAACCGGGCCCGCCTGGCCTCGGAGACGCGTCTGCTGGGCGGACTGGTGGCCGCGCTGGGTGCCGACGACCAGGCCTTCGTGCGCACCCGCGCCGACCAATTGCGCAAGCTGGACCGACTCACAGCCAATGACAACTCGCTGGTGCCCCGGACCGCGGTGGCACCCACCGGACCAGCGGTCGACGAGGACTCAGCCCCCACCGAGCCAACGGTCGACGAGGACTCAGCCCCCACCGAGCCAACGGTCGACGAGGACTCAGCCCCCAGCGAACCAACGGTCGACGGGGAGAGCACAGCCACCGAGCACAGGGCCGATAGCGAGGCGGCGGACAGGCCCGCGTCCGATGCCACCGCGACGGTGCCGGTGCCCGTCGCGCTCGATGACGAGGACGAGGACGACGAGCCTGCCTTCGTCGTGGAGCAACCGGCCGAGGGTGTCCACCTCGAGCCCGTCCGAGCAGCCGGTTCGGAGGCGGACGATGACACCAACCAGTTCGGCGACGATCCTGTCGCCGACGACTCGCCAGCCGTCTTAGCTCACGAACTGGATTGGCCAGACGCCTCCCCCACCGACGTGACGGCGCCCATCCCGATGTTCCGCCCCATCCAGTCGGCGCCGCCCGAGCAGTCCACCCCTGATCCCGCTGCTCCCGACCCCACCGAAGCTGAGCCTGATGAGCGTGCTGCTGATGAGGTTGAGCCTGATGAGCATGTGGACGAGGGTGATGCGGAGCCTGGTGAGGACGAAGGCACTGAAGCGGCTGCCTCCACGGACGAGCGAGCCGCGGAAGACCAGGAGCAGGAGCGAGCCGCGGAAGACCAGGAGCAGGAGCGACTGCACACGCTCTACGGCATGCCGGACGAGGACGAGCTCGAGTCCGATCAGCGCTGA